A stretch of Cellulosilyticum sp. I15G10I2 DNA encodes these proteins:
- a CDS encoding ABC transporter substrate-binding protein yields the protein MKLMKKGLVAFLSTTCALSMVLSGCGAQSTASADSAKVEESKVEEAQNSVAGSDIDLSKQVELSWYFIGNGPQEDVAKIEEAVNKYIIENTDLNATVKLNCFDWGTYPDKMQAMIASGEKFDICFTANWTNNYFQQSARQAFLPLNDLLPKYAPKTLEMLGNDFLSGSQIEGVNYAIPANKEKAHQWGLVIRKDIAEKYNMDFSGVKTLEDMEPFFKIIKENEKGMYALEAVIGESPFRLLDFDRIGDERYPGVVWNDSADMKVFNELEAPETMAFFKLMNSFYKAGYIREDAATINDYSADHKAGKMFAAVRSLKPGKDAEESNAMGYPYIQIELTPPIISNRETTGSMQAVSATSQNPERALMFLELFNTDPVLNNLINFGIEGIHYEKAGEGIIKAGPENAKYNPGTGWMFGNQFINYLWDNEDPNKWENFKKFNDAATGTKTLGFVFNADTVKTEIAQCANLWDQYIPAMETGTVDPEKMLPEAIAAFKAAGADTIIAEKQKQLDAWVAAK from the coding sequence ATGAAGTTGATGAAAAAGGGGTTAGTAGCTTTTTTAAGTACTACATGTGCTTTAAGTATGGTTCTTTCAGGATGCGGAGCACAAAGTACTGCATCTGCAGATAGTGCAAAAGTTGAGGAATCTAAAGTAGAAGAAGCTCAAAATTCTGTTGCGGGATCTGATATTGATTTATCAAAACAAGTTGAACTTTCTTGGTATTTTATTGGAAATGGACCACAAGAGGATGTTGCTAAAATTGAAGAGGCAGTTAATAAGTATATTATAGAAAATACTGATTTAAATGCGACGGTTAAGCTAAATTGTTTTGACTGGGGGACATATCCAGATAAAATGCAGGCTATGATCGCATCAGGGGAGAAGTTTGACATCTGTTTTACAGCGAACTGGACTAATAATTACTTCCAGCAATCTGCTAGACAGGCGTTTCTACCACTAAACGACTTATTACCTAAATATGCTCCAAAAACTTTAGAAATGTTAGGGAATGATTTCTTATCAGGTTCACAAATTGAGGGCGTTAACTATGCAATTCCTGCTAATAAAGAAAAAGCACATCAATGGGGCCTTGTAATACGTAAAGATATCGCAGAAAAATACAATATGGATTTTTCAGGAGTTAAAACACTCGAAGATATGGAACCTTTCTTTAAGATAATTAAGGAAAATGAAAAAGGTATGTATGCATTAGAAGCAGTTATTGGAGAATCACCTTTTAGACTACTGGATTTTGACAGAATTGGTGATGAAAGATATCCAGGGGTTGTCTGGAACGATTCGGCAGATATGAAAGTGTTTAATGAATTAGAAGCTCCAGAAACTATGGCATTTTTCAAACTTATGAATAGTTTTTACAAAGCGGGCTATATTCGTGAAGATGCTGCAACGATCAATGACTATTCAGCAGATCATAAAGCTGGAAAAATGTTTGCAGCAGTAAGATCATTAAAACCAGGGAAAGATGCTGAAGAAAGCAACGCCATGGGTTACCCATATATTCAAATAGAACTAACACCTCCAATTATTTCAAATAGAGAAACGACAGGTTCAATGCAAGCTGTTTCGGCTACTTCTCAAAATCCAGAACGTGCTTTAATGTTTTTAGAATTATTTAATACAGATCCAGTTCTAAATAACCTTATTAACTTTGGTATAGAAGGCATACATTATGAAAAAGCAGGAGAGGGTATTATTAAAGCTGGTCCTGAGAATGCCAAATATAATCCAGGTACAGGTTGGATGTTTGGTAATCAATTTATTAACTATTTATGGGATAATGAAGATCCAAATAAATGGGAAAACTTTAAGAAATTCAATGATGCTGCTACAGGTACAAAAACACTTGGTTTCGTATTTAATGCAGATACAGTTAAAACTGAAATTGCTCAGTGTGCAAATCTTTGGGATCAATATATTCCAGCGATGGAAACAGGTACTGTAGATCCTGAAAAGATGCTCCCAGAAGCTATTGCGGCATTTAAAGCAGCTGGTGCAGACACTATCATTGCAGAAAAACAAAAACAATTAGATGCTTGGGTTGCAGCTAAATAA
- a CDS encoding carbohydrate ABC transporter permease: MLKIRQKNDESGIQISQTSNVILNVIFILLAIACVYPLLLIFAVSFTDEITLANTGYRLLPTKLSLSAYAYILKNISSIIRAYGVSIYVTLVGSTVGLLIMAMYAYPLSRDDFKYKGIFNTIAVITMMFQGGLVPTYMVYVNILQLKNKMAALILMYLFTAFYVMIIRTFYKTNVSKSLIEAAQIDGAHEFLIFFKIVMPLAKPALATIMMFSMLVYWNDWYAPLLYIEKAELYNLQFLMYNVQSKIANLAMVTKGGNVNLQDIPSETARMALAIVAIGPIILAYPFFQRYFEKGISLGATKE; this comes from the coding sequence ATGTTGAAAATTAGGCAGAAAAATGATGAATCAGGCATACAAATATCTCAAACGTCCAATGTTATATTAAATGTCATTTTTATTTTATTGGCGATAGCATGTGTATATCCTCTCTTGTTAATTTTTGCAGTATCTTTTACAGATGAGATTACACTTGCTAATACGGGGTATAGGTTATTACCTACTAAATTAAGCTTGTCGGCTTATGCGTACATATTAAAAAACATAAGTTCTATTATACGTGCATATGGGGTCTCGATTTATGTCACTTTAGTAGGAAGTACAGTAGGTCTTTTAATTATGGCAATGTATGCTTACCCGCTGTCTAGGGATGATTTTAAGTATAAAGGTATATTTAATACAATCGCTGTTATTACAATGATGTTTCAAGGAGGGCTTGTGCCAACCTATATGGTGTATGTTAATATACTTCAATTAAAAAATAAGATGGCTGCACTCATTTTAATGTATTTATTTACAGCTTTTTATGTCATGATTATCCGTACTTTTTACAAAACAAATGTATCAAAATCACTTATTGAGGCGGCGCAGATCGACGGGGCTCATGAGTTCTTAATATTCTTTAAGATTGTTATGCCGCTTGCGAAGCCAGCATTGGCTACGATTATGATGTTTAGTATGCTCGTTTATTGGAATGATTGGTATGCGCCACTTTTATATATTGAGAAGGCAGAACTATATAATCTTCAGTTTTTGATGTACAATGTGCAGTCAAAAATAGCAAATCTTGCTATGGTCACAAAGGGTGGGAATGTTAACTTGCAAGACATTCCATCAGAAACAGCCAGAATGGCACTGGCAATAGTTGCTATTGGACCTATTATTCTAGCGTATCCATTTTTTCAACGTTATTTTGAAAAAGGGATTTCGTTGGGAGCTACAAAAGAATAG
- a CDS encoding ABC transporter permease, with protein sequence MNSQTKTEHVITRKVKVKSKNKEGFLHELNKNKALFFMLLPGLVIMLINNYLPMFGLVFAFRKMDNYRQLFGSGWAGLSNFKYLFNSNTAWTITRNTIGYNFAFIIIGVIVPVIIAIGLNELRNKKAGKIYQSLFFIPYFLSWVVISYLTMGLLSNEFGAVNRLLTFFGQEKISWYIAPEYWPYIIIFVNTWKWTGYDTIVYLASIVGINQELFEAAAVDGASRFQQIWHITIPSLIPLAIVLVLIRLGRMFYTDMGLFFTVPRNMGPLQNVTNTIDTYVYRAFIQTGDIGLASAAGFYQAVLGLVVILSFNALVRKYDKDSAII encoded by the coding sequence ATGAATAGTCAAACTAAGACAGAACATGTAATAACTAGAAAGGTTAAAGTAAAGTCTAAAAATAAAGAAGGTTTTTTACATGAATTAAACAAAAATAAGGCGCTGTTTTTTATGTTATTACCAGGCCTAGTGATAATGCTTATCAATAATTATTTACCAATGTTTGGACTTGTATTTGCTTTTAGAAAGATGGATAACTATAGGCAATTGTTTGGGTCGGGGTGGGCAGGACTTAGTAATTTTAAGTATTTATTTAATTCGAATACTGCTTGGACAATTACTAGAAATACCATTGGATATAACTTTGCCTTTATCATTATTGGCGTAATTGTTCCGGTTATCATAGCCATTGGACTTAATGAACTGCGTAATAAAAAGGCTGGTAAGATTTATCAAAGTTTATTCTTTATTCCCTACTTCCTTTCATGGGTGGTGATTAGTTATTTGACAATGGGATTATTAAGCAATGAATTTGGCGCAGTTAATCGCTTATTAACCTTTTTCGGCCAAGAGAAAATTTCATGGTATATCGCTCCAGAATATTGGCCGTATATTATTATATTTGTTAATACATGGAAGTGGACTGGATATGATACGATCGTGTACTTAGCTTCAATTGTAGGGATTAATCAAGAGCTTTTTGAAGCAGCAGCAGTAGATGGTGCTTCACGGTTTCAGCAAATATGGCACATTACAATACCTAGTTTGATTCCACTAGCTATTGTTCTTGTACTGATAAGGCTGGGCCGAATGTTCTACACAGACATGGGGTTGTTTTTCACCGTCCCAAGAAATATGGGACCATTACAGAATGTTACAAATACTATTGATACTTATGTGTATCGTGCATTTATCCAAACAGGGGATATCGGACTTGCATCAGCTGCTGGATTTTATCAAGCTGTACTTGGACTCGTTGTTATTCTTTCGTTTAATGCTTTGGTTAGAAAATATGATAAAGATAGTGCGATTATATAA